In Rhizobium sp. WSM4643, the following are encoded in one genomic region:
- a CDS encoding molybdenum cofactor biosynthesis protein MoaE: MTIIPAIRVQHEDFDLRAEVDRLSKGKSGIGAVVTFSGLCRDEGGTLAALELEHYPGMAEAEMRRIGDLAIARFGLLGLTAIHRYGKIAAGENIVLVVAAAPHRQAAFDGANFVMDFLKTAAPFWKKEHARDGATGDWVAAKDADDAARDKWK, encoded by the coding sequence TTGACCATCATCCCCGCCATCCGCGTTCAGCATGAGGACTTCGACCTGCGGGCCGAGGTCGATCGCCTCTCCAAGGGCAAATCCGGCATCGGCGCCGTCGTCACCTTTTCCGGCCTCTGCCGCGATGAAGGCGGGACGCTGGCAGCCCTCGAACTCGAGCATTATCCTGGCATGGCTGAAGCGGAGATGCGGCGCATCGGCGATCTGGCCATCGCGCGGTTCGGACTTCTCGGCCTCACCGCCATCCACCGCTACGGGAAGATCGCCGCCGGCGAGAATATCGTGCTCGTCGTCGCGGCCGCACCGCACCGGCAGGCGGCGTTCGACGGCGCCAATTTCGTCATGGATTTCCTGAAGACTGCTGCCCCCTTCTGGAAGAAAGAGCACGCCAGGGATGGTGCCACCGGCGACTGGGTCGCGGCGAAGGACGCCGACGACGCAGCGCGCGACAAGTGGAAGTAA
- the moaD gene encoding molybdopterin converting factor subunit 1, producing the protein MTKLIYFAWVRERIGKGEEEIDLPASVVTVADLLTHLKTLGEEYETALQYPDVIRVALDMEHVEHDEPISGAKEIGIFPPMTGG; encoded by the coding sequence ATGACGAAGCTTATCTATTTCGCTTGGGTGCGCGAGCGCATCGGCAAGGGCGAGGAGGAGATCGACCTCCCCGCCTCCGTCGTCACCGTTGCCGATCTCCTCACTCATTTGAAGACGCTGGGCGAAGAATATGAGACCGCACTTCAATATCCCGACGTGATCCGCGTGGCGCTCGACATGGAGCATGTCGAGCATGACGAGCCGATATCAGGGGCGAAAGAGATCGGGATATTTCCGCCGATGACGGGGGGATGA
- the pgsA gene encoding CDP-diacylglycerol--glycerol-3-phosphate 3-phosphatidyltransferase, producing MASRTYSIPNLLTYGRILAVPLIVLCFFLEGKLAISNTARWVALWIFVIASLTDFLDGYLARIWNQTSNIGRMLDPIADKLLVASILLLLAADQTKTIAGWSIWAAITILCREILVSGLREYLAALKVSVPVTRIAKWKTTLQLVAIAFLLAGPAGDEIFPYTTQMGIALLWIAALLTIYTGYDYFRAGLKHIVDDEE from the coding sequence ATGGCATCGCGTACGTACAGCATTCCCAATCTTCTGACCTACGGCCGCATTCTCGCCGTGCCACTGATCGTTCTGTGTTTCTTCCTCGAGGGTAAACTGGCGATCAGCAACACGGCGCGCTGGGTGGCGCTGTGGATCTTCGTCATCGCCTCGCTCACCGATTTCCTCGACGGCTATCTCGCGCGCATCTGGAACCAGACGTCGAATATCGGCCGCATGCTCGACCCGATCGCCGACAAGCTGCTGGTCGCCTCGATCCTTCTCCTGCTCGCAGCCGACCAGACCAAGACCATCGCCGGCTGGTCGATCTGGGCGGCGATCACCATTCTCTGCCGCGAGATCCTGGTTTCGGGACTGCGCGAATATCTGGCGGCGCTGAAGGTCAGCGTACCCGTGACGCGGATCGCCAAGTGGAAGACGACGCTGCAGCTCGTCGCCATCGCCTTTCTGCTCGCCGGCCCTGCCGGCGACGAGATTTTCCCTTATACGACGCAGATGGGCATCGCGCTGCTGTGGATCGCGGCGCTGCTGACCATCTATACCGGCTATGATTATTTCCGCGCCGGACTGAAACATATCGTGGATGACGAGGAATGA
- the uvrC gene encoding excinuclease ABC subunit UvrC, with translation MNGRKLPDGGVLYDETDESEDDIEVEGDVSAVAPLAAAVDWNAGSLNETGLIGAELIAEFVKRLPNSPGVYRMFNAEGDVLYVGKARSLKKRVNNYAVGRVHSNRIAQMVRQTANMEFVTTRTETEALLLEANLIKRLRPRFNVLLRDDKSFPYILITGDHRAPAIFKHRGARARKGDYFGPFASAGAVGRTINSLQRAFLIRTCTDSVFETRTRPCLLYQIKRCSGPCTHEVSDEGYGELVQEAKDFLSGKSQKVKSHMAEAMNQAAEDLDFERAAIYRDRLAALSHVQSHQGINPAGVEEADVFAIHHEGGISCIQVFFFRTGQNWGNRAYFPKADPQLSSAEVLNSFLAQFYDDKPVPKQIMLSQTVEELELLAAALSEKAGHKVSILVPQRGEKRDLVDHVVGNAREAHGRKLAETASQSRLLEGFKETFKLAYTPQRIEIYDNSHIMGTNAVGGMVVAGPEGFVKNQYRKFNIKSTDITPGDDFGMMKEVMTRRFSRLIKEEGIPDRTASQAATTPDAADMPFPTWPDVILIDGGQGQMTAVRAILAELGITESVTAIGIAKGIDRDAGRERFFPPGRESFTLPPRDPVLYFIQRMRDEAHRFAIGSHRARRKKEMIKNPLDEIGGIGPSRKRALLQHFGTAKAVSRAALSDLMAVEGISEAVARQVYNHFHDDAAK, from the coding sequence ATGAATGGACGAAAGCTGCCGGATGGCGGCGTTCTCTACGACGAGACGGATGAGAGCGAAGACGATATCGAAGTGGAAGGAGACGTTTCCGCCGTCGCCCCGCTTGCGGCTGCGGTCGACTGGAACGCGGGCAGCCTCAACGAGACCGGGCTTATCGGCGCGGAACTGATCGCCGAATTCGTCAAGCGGCTCCCCAACAGCCCCGGCGTCTACCGCATGTTCAACGCCGAGGGTGACGTGCTCTATGTCGGCAAGGCGCGCAGTCTGAAGAAGCGCGTCAACAATTACGCCGTCGGCCGCGTGCATTCCAACCGCATCGCCCAGATGGTGCGCCAGACGGCCAACATGGAATTTGTGACGACGCGCACGGAAACCGAAGCGCTGCTGCTGGAAGCGAATCTGATCAAGCGCTTGCGGCCGCGCTTTAACGTGCTTTTGCGCGACGACAAGTCGTTTCCCTATATTCTCATTACCGGCGACCACCGGGCGCCGGCGATCTTCAAGCATCGCGGTGCGAGAGCGCGAAAGGGCGACTATTTCGGACCTTTCGCTTCGGCCGGCGCAGTCGGGCGGACGATCAACTCGCTGCAGCGCGCCTTCCTGATCCGCACCTGCACCGACAGCGTCTTCGAAACGCGCACGCGGCCCTGCCTGCTCTACCAGATCAAGCGCTGTTCCGGTCCGTGCACGCATGAGGTCAGCGACGAGGGTTACGGCGAACTGGTGCAGGAGGCGAAGGACTTCCTGTCCGGCAAGAGCCAGAAGGTGAAGTCGCATATGGCCGAGGCGATGAACCAGGCGGCCGAGGACCTCGATTTCGAACGAGCGGCGATCTATCGCGATCGCCTGGCGGCACTGTCGCATGTGCAGAGCCATCAGGGCATCAATCCGGCCGGCGTCGAGGAGGCTGACGTTTTCGCCATCCATCATGAGGGCGGCATCTCCTGCATCCAGGTGTTCTTCTTCCGCACCGGCCAGAACTGGGGCAACCGCGCCTATTTCCCGAAGGCCGATCCGCAGCTTTCGAGCGCCGAAGTGCTGAATTCCTTCCTCGCACAGTTCTACGACGATAAGCCGGTGCCGAAGCAGATCATGCTGTCGCAGACGGTCGAGGAGCTGGAACTGCTCGCCGCAGCACTCAGCGAAAAGGCCGGCCATAAGGTTTCCATCCTCGTGCCGCAGCGCGGCGAGAAGCGCGATCTCGTCGACCATGTCGTCGGCAATGCGCGCGAGGCGCATGGGCGAAAGCTCGCCGAGACGGCGTCGCAGTCGCGGCTGCTCGAAGGTTTCAAGGAAACGTTCAAGCTTGCCTATACACCGCAGCGCATCGAGATCTACGACAATTCGCATATCATGGGCACTAATGCCGTCGGCGGCATGGTGGTCGCGGGGCCGGAAGGTTTCGTCAAGAACCAGTACCGCAAGTTCAACATCAAATCGACCGACATCACGCCCGGCGACGACTTCGGCATGATGAAGGAGGTGATGACGCGGCGTTTCTCGCGGCTGATCAAGGAGGAAGGTATTCCTGACCGGACTGCGTCGCAGGCGGCGACCACACCCGACGCTGCCGACATGCCCTTCCCCACCTGGCCCGATGTGATCCTCATCGATGGCGGCCAGGGGCAGATGACGGCAGTGCGCGCCATCCTTGCGGAACTCGGCATCACCGAGAGCGTGACGGCGATCGGCATCGCCAAGGGCATCGACCGCGATGCCGGGCGCGAACGCTTCTTCCCGCCGGGACGAGAAAGCTTCACGCTGCCGCCGCGCGATCCGGTGCTCTATTTCATTCAGCGGATGCGCGACGAGGCGCATCGTTTCGCGATCGGCTCCCACCGGGCGCGGCGCAAGAAGGAAATGATCAAGAACCCGCTCGACGAGATCGGCGGCATCGGCCCATCGCGTAAACGCGCGCTGCTCCAGCATTTCGGCACGGCAAAGGCGGTTTCGCGCGCCGCCCTGTCCGACCTGATGGCGGTGGAAGGTATATCGGAAGCCGTCGCCAGGCAGGTCTATAACCATTTCCACGACGACGCCGCGAAATAA
- a CDS encoding SDR family oxidoreductase, whose translation MNHKRLRSALITGAAKRIGRAIAEDLAANGFSVAIHANGSIGEAEELVAELRQKGQRAIALQADLSDLGETGALVAKASEALGPLDLLVNNASVFQHDSARSFNAATWALHFDLHVRAPSILAAAFAQQMPAEAAGLIVNIIDQRVWALRPSFYSYTLSKSALWTATQTLAQALAPRIRVNAIGPGPSMPSERQAMEDFQAQVSALILQRGPALEEFGQTIRFLYDTPSITGQMIALDGGQHLAWQTPDVAEITE comes from the coding sequence TTGAACCACAAAAGACTTCGCTCGGCCCTTATAACAGGGGCTGCAAAAAGAATAGGCCGGGCAATCGCCGAAGACCTTGCCGCAAATGGCTTTTCCGTTGCGATCCACGCGAACGGCTCCATCGGTGAGGCCGAAGAGCTGGTGGCGGAATTGCGGCAAAAGGGACAAAGGGCGATCGCGCTGCAGGCCGACCTTAGCGATCTCGGCGAAACGGGCGCATTGGTCGCGAAGGCGTCGGAAGCGCTCGGACCGCTCGATCTGCTCGTCAATAATGCGTCGGTCTTCCAGCATGATTCCGCGCGTAGTTTCAATGCCGCCACATGGGCATTGCACTTCGACCTGCATGTCCGCGCGCCCTCTATCCTTGCGGCGGCCTTCGCGCAGCAGATGCCCGCTGAGGCAGCAGGGCTGATCGTCAATATCATCGACCAGCGGGTCTGGGCGCTGAGGCCCAGCTTCTATTCCTATACCCTCTCCAAATCCGCGCTGTGGACGGCGACGCAGACGCTTGCACAGGCGTTGGCGCCACGCATCCGCGTCAATGCCATCGGCCCCGGCCCCTCGATGCCGAGCGAGCGGCAGGCGATGGAGGACTTCCAAGCGCAGGTCTCAGCCCTTATCTTGCAGCGAGGGCCGGCGCTGGAGGAATTCGGACAAACGATTCGCTTCCTTTACGACACGCCCTCGATCACCGGCCAGATGATTGCCCTCGACGGCGGCCAGCACCTCGCCTGGCAGACGCCCGATGTGGCGGAGATTACGGAATGA
- a CDS encoding outer membrane protein — protein MRVLIAGLMASVFAIAGVSAAQAADAVDQVPEAPVAQEAPVKPAGNWEGFYLGGAGTYNMGNFGSDRHTYGFGGQVFTGYNWQQGQIVYGVESDLGYSGDDVSSGGVKNKYGWNGSVRGRVGYDMNPFLLYGTAGLAIGDVKVSDGTSDESKTNYGYTVGAGVEAFVTNNITTRLEYRYTDYQSKDYDLDSGSFSRGYDENSVKLGIGVKF, from the coding sequence ATGCGTGTACTCATTGCTGGCCTCATGGCCTCCGTTTTTGCAATTGCGGGCGTCTCGGCAGCTCAGGCGGCCGATGCCGTCGACCAGGTTCCGGAAGCACCGGTCGCCCAGGAAGCTCCGGTCAAGCCGGCTGGCAACTGGGAAGGCTTCTACCTCGGCGGCGCCGGCACCTACAACATGGGTAACTTCGGTTCCGACCGTCACACCTACGGTTTCGGTGGCCAGGTCTTCACCGGCTACAACTGGCAGCAGGGCCAGATCGTTTACGGCGTTGAATCCGATCTCGGCTACAGCGGCGACGATGTCTCCTCAGGCGGCGTCAAGAACAAGTATGGCTGGAACGGCTCCGTCCGTGGCCGCGTCGGTTACGACATGAATCCCTTCCTGCTCTACGGCACAGCTGGTCTTGCCATCGGCGACGTCAAGGTTTCCGACGGTACCTCGGACGAAAGCAAGACGAATTACGGCTATACGGTCGGCGCTGGTGTCGAAGCCTTCGTGACCAACAACATCACGACGCGCTTGGAATATCGCTACACCGACTACCAGAGCAAGGATTACGACCTCGACTCCGGCAGCTTCTCGCGCGGTTACGACGAGAACAGCGTCAAGCTCGGCATCGGCGTCAAGTTCTAA
- a CDS encoding glutathione S-transferase, with product MKLLCSPASPYSNKVRMAAHFLGLELNAIRVDTNTGPAILVDNNPLGKIPTLLNDDGISIYDSVAIMHYFDRLTKGGLYPSKKGKRTDAEILEALCDGICDCLLAIVYERRFRDEEKIHQPWIDRQWKKATSGLAHLSANPPKTGKKLNGGHFALAATLDYLELRFKDQWEADHAPLIDWQLQFDKKFPAHSELKSEG from the coding sequence ATGAAGCTCCTTTGTTCGCCCGCCTCGCCCTATTCCAACAAGGTGCGGATGGCCGCGCATTTTCTGGGGCTGGAGTTAAACGCCATCCGGGTCGACACCAATACCGGACCGGCGATCCTGGTGGACAACAATCCGCTCGGCAAGATCCCGACGCTTCTGAACGATGACGGGATCTCGATATACGACAGCGTAGCGATCATGCATTATTTCGACCGGCTGACGAAGGGTGGGCTCTACCCTTCGAAGAAAGGCAAGCGCACGGATGCGGAAATCCTCGAGGCGCTGTGCGACGGCATCTGCGACTGCCTGCTGGCGATCGTCTACGAGCGGCGCTTCCGCGACGAGGAAAAAATTCACCAGCCGTGGATAGACCGGCAGTGGAAGAAGGCGACGAGTGGGCTCGCTCATCTCAGCGCCAATCCACCGAAAACAGGCAAGAAGCTCAATGGCGGGCATTTCGCGCTGGCCGCGACGCTCGATTATCTAGAGCTGCGCTTCAAGGACCAATGGGAAGCCGATCATGCGCCTCTGATCGACTGGCAGCTGCAGTTCGACAAGAAATTCCCTGCCCACAGCGAACTCAAGTCTGAGGGCTGA
- a CDS encoding 23S rRNA (adenine(2030)-N(6))-methyltransferase RlmJ: MNYRHIYHAGNFADVLKHVVLTRLIRYMQKKDGGFRVLDTHAGIGLYDLSSEEAQKTGEWLDGIGKLMEADLGPQVSELLEPYLSAIRELNPEGGIRFYPGSPKLARMLFRPQDRLSAMELHPEDFARLHRLFEGDHHARITELDGWLALGAHLPPKEKRGIVLVDPPFEEEDEYQRLAEGLEKAYRRFPGGTYCLWYPLKKGAPVKEFHETLQALDITKMLCAELAVRSDRGITGLTGSGLVIVNPPFTLKDELHQLLPALKDHLAQDRFASHRAFWLRGENKAVKDD; this comes from the coding sequence ATGAACTACCGCCACATCTATCACGCGGGCAACTTTGCCGATGTGCTGAAACATGTCGTGCTGACGCGGCTGATCCGCTACATGCAGAAGAAGGATGGCGGCTTCCGCGTGCTCGACACGCATGCCGGCATCGGGCTCTACGACCTCTCCTCCGAAGAAGCGCAGAAAACCGGCGAATGGCTCGATGGCATCGGCAAGCTGATGGAGGCGGACCTCGGCCCTCAAGTTTCCGAACTGCTGGAGCCCTACCTCTCGGCGATCCGCGAACTCAATCCTGAGGGCGGCATCCGCTTCTATCCCGGCTCGCCGAAACTTGCGCGCATGCTGTTCCGGCCGCAGGACCGGCTGTCGGCGATGGAACTGCATCCCGAAGACTTCGCCCGGCTGCACCGGCTGTTCGAGGGTGATCACCATGCCCGCATCACCGAGCTTGACGGCTGGCTGGCGCTCGGCGCGCATCTGCCGCCGAAGGAGAAGCGCGGCATCGTGCTCGTCGATCCGCCCTTCGAGGAAGAGGACGAATATCAGCGGCTGGCCGAGGGGCTGGAAAAGGCCTATCGGCGCTTTCCCGGCGGCACCTATTGCCTGTGGTATCCGCTGAAGAAGGGCGCGCCGGTCAAGGAGTTCCACGAGACCCTGCAGGCGCTCGACATCACGAAAATGCTCTGCGCCGAACTTGCCGTTCGCAGCGACCGCGGCATTACGGGGCTGACGGGCTCAGGCCTCGTCATCGTCAACCCGCCCTTCACGCTGAAGGACGAGTTGCACCAATTGCTGCCCGCATTGAAGGATCACCTGGCGCAAGACCGTTTCGCCTCGCACCGCGCCTTCTGGCTGCGCGGCGAAAACAAGGCCGTCAAGGACGATTGA
- a CDS encoding molybdopterin oxidoreductase family protein: protein MNSRHGEFLWLLAVQALEYTNAMNIATPIHAKSSKPENRVGHTACPHDCPSTCALEVDISEDGRIGRVRGANDHSYTSGVICAKVARYAERLYHSDRLMHPLRRAGAKGAGQWQQISWDDALDEIAEAFVKSEARDGSEAIWPYFYAGTMGWVQRDSIDRLRHAKRYSGFFSSICTNPAWTGFTMATGTLRGPDPREMGRTDCVVIWGTNAVSTQVNVMTHAIKSRKERGAKIVVIDIYDNPTIKQADMALIVRPGTDAALACAVMHIAFRDGYADRDYMARYADDPAGLEAHLKTKTPQWAAAITGLSVEEIEAFASLVGTTKKTFFRLGYGFTRQRNGAVAMHAAASIATVLGSWQYEGGGAFHSNSDIFRMNSAELTGRSMKDADVRMLDQSQIGRVLTGDPVALRHRGPVTAMLIQNTNPANIAPEQRLVRRGFARNDLFVAVHEQFMTETAEIADIVIPATMFVEHDDIYRAGGQNHILLGPKLVEPPPTVRTNLFVIEELAKRLGVADRPGFGFTAREMVDRILESSGLPDYDHFLEHKWFDRQPAFEEAHYLNGFAHPDGKFHFRPDWIHQPAPNKPPASIGALGPHAALPAFPDQVDVIEVADYEHPFRLATSPARNFLNSSFSETKTSRQKEGRPEVMINPADAEANGIGHGDLVRIGNSRGDLRLHARITTEVKSGVLIAEGLWPNKAHVDGEGINVLTGADPVAPYGGAAVHDNKVWLRRDAA, encoded by the coding sequence ATGAATTCGCGTCATGGGGAATTTTTGTGGCTTTTGGCCGTGCAAGCCTTGGAATATACAAATGCCATGAACATTGCGACCCCCATCCACGCCAAATCATCCAAGCCGGAGAATAGGGTAGGCCACACCGCCTGTCCGCATGACTGTCCCTCCACCTGTGCGCTGGAGGTCGATATATCAGAGGATGGGCGCATCGGCCGTGTCCGCGGCGCCAATGACCATTCTTACACGTCGGGTGTCATCTGCGCCAAGGTCGCCCGTTATGCCGAGCGGCTCTACCATTCCGACCGCCTGATGCATCCGCTACGCCGCGCCGGCGCCAAGGGGGCAGGGCAGTGGCAGCAGATTTCCTGGGACGATGCGCTGGATGAGATCGCCGAAGCCTTTGTCAAGTCCGAGGCAAGGGACGGCAGCGAAGCGATCTGGCCCTATTTCTACGCCGGTACCATGGGCTGGGTGCAGCGCGATTCCATCGATCGCCTTCGTCATGCCAAGCGTTACTCCGGCTTCTTCTCCTCGATCTGCACCAACCCCGCCTGGACCGGCTTCACCATGGCGACCGGCACGTTGCGCGGCCCCGATCCGCGCGAGATGGGCCGCACGGATTGCGTCGTCATCTGGGGCACCAACGCGGTCTCCACCCAGGTCAACGTGATGACCCACGCCATCAAGTCGCGCAAGGAGCGCGGCGCGAAGATCGTCGTCATCGACATTTACGACAATCCGACGATAAAGCAGGCCGACATGGCGCTGATTGTCAGGCCAGGCACCGACGCCGCACTCGCCTGCGCCGTCATGCACATCGCCTTCCGCGACGGTTACGCCGACCGTGACTATATGGCGAGATATGCCGATGATCCCGCCGGTCTCGAGGCGCATCTGAAAACCAAGACGCCGCAATGGGCCGCTGCCATCACCGGCCTTTCGGTCGAGGAGATCGAAGCCTTCGCCAGCCTCGTCGGCACGACGAAGAAGACCTTTTTCCGCCTGGGTTATGGCTTCACCCGCCAGCGCAACGGCGCGGTCGCCATGCATGCGGCCGCCTCGATCGCCACCGTTCTCGGTTCCTGGCAATATGAGGGGGGCGGCGCCTTCCATTCGAACAGCGACATCTTCCGCATGAACAGTGCCGAACTGACCGGCCGGTCGATGAAGGATGCGGATGTCCGCATGCTCGATCAATCCCAGATCGGCCGCGTGCTGACCGGCGATCCGGTGGCGCTGCGCCATCGCGGCCCGGTGACGGCGATGCTGATCCAGAACACCAATCCCGCCAATATCGCGCCCGAACAGCGCCTGGTCAGGCGCGGCTTTGCCCGCAACGACCTCTTCGTTGCCGTGCACGAGCAGTTCATGACCGAGACAGCCGAGATCGCCGATATCGTCATACCGGCGACGATGTTCGTCGAGCATGACGATATCTACCGCGCCGGCGGCCAGAACCATATCCTGCTGGGGCCGAAGCTGGTCGAGCCGCCGCCAACCGTGCGCACCAATCTCTTCGTCATCGAGGAATTGGCAAAACGCCTCGGCGTCGCCGATCGCCCCGGCTTCGGCTTCACCGCCCGCGAGATGGTCGACCGCATTCTGGAATCGAGCGGCCTGCCGGATTACGACCATTTCCTCGAACACAAATGGTTCGATCGTCAGCCCGCTTTCGAGGAGGCGCATTATCTGAACGGCTTTGCCCATCCGGATGGCAAGTTCCATTTCCGCCCGGACTGGATCCATCAGCCGGCGCCGAACAAGCCCCCGGCTTCTATCGGCGCGCTCGGTCCGCATGCCGCGCTTCCGGCCTTCCCCGATCAGGTCGATGTCATCGAAGTCGCCGATTACGAACATCCCTTCCGGCTCGCCACGTCGCCGGCGCGCAACTTCCTGAATTCGAGCTTCTCCGAGACCAAGACCTCTCGCCAGAAGGAAGGTCGTCCTGAAGTGATGATCAATCCGGCCGACGCCGAAGCCAATGGCATCGGCCATGGCGATCTCGTCCGTATTGGCAACAGCCGCGGCGATCTGCGCCTCCATGCCCGCATCACCACCGAAGTCAAATCCGGCGTGCTGATCGCCGAGGGGCTCTGGCCGAACAAAGCGCATGTCGACGGCGAGGGCATCAACGTCTTGACCGGTGCCGACCCCGTCGCGCCCTATGGCGGGGCGGCCGTACACGACAACAAGGTCTGGCTTCGCAGGGACGCAGCATGA
- a CDS encoding NUDIX domain-containing protein — translation MTQPKSRVKIVSEEILSNGWTRLSSYLLDYIDRRGATQRLKREVYHRTPAACILLYDPRRDLVVLVRQFRLAVHLNGDPGWIIEVPAGLLDDDHPEAAIRREAMEETGYRLRDARFLFKSYPSPGAVTEVVHFFAALIDIADRVAEGGGLDEEHEDIEVLEIPLDEAAAMIETGEIFDVKTIVLLQWALLNRGTLF, via the coding sequence ATGACGCAGCCGAAATCACGCGTGAAGATCGTCAGCGAAGAAATCCTGTCGAATGGGTGGACGCGGCTGAGCAGCTACCTACTCGACTATATCGACCGCAGGGGCGCGACCCAGCGGTTGAAGCGGGAAGTCTATCACCGCACGCCGGCCGCCTGCATCCTGCTTTACGATCCCAGGCGCGACCTCGTCGTTCTCGTCCGCCAATTCCGCCTCGCCGTTCATCTCAACGGCGATCCCGGCTGGATCATCGAGGTGCCTGCCGGCCTTCTCGACGACGACCATCCCGAGGCGGCGATCCGTCGCGAGGCGATGGAGGAGACCGGCTATCGCCTACGCGATGCGCGCTTCCTGTTCAAATCCTATCCCTCGCCGGGCGCCGTCACCGAAGTCGTGCATTTCTTCGCAGCCCTCATCGACATCGCCGACCGCGTGGCGGAAGGCGGCGGCCTGGATGAGGAGCACGAGGACATCGAGGTCCTCGAAATCCCGCTCGACGAAGCGGCGGCGATGATCGAAACCGGCGAGATCTTCGACGTCAAAACGATCGTGCTTCTGCAATGGGCGCTGTTGAACAGGGGAACGCTTTTCTAA
- a CDS encoding type II toxin-antitoxin system VapC family toxin: MPFVVDASVAAAWLLVDEESRTAEEALSFLETEDALVPDLFWHEIRNILLTAERRKRISNEDVLACLMRLTSLPLRTVSSEDHLPILRLAGKYQLSAYDAAYLALAVAENVSLATLDARLERAASAESLTFGLG, from the coding sequence ATGCCGTTCGTGGTTGATGCTTCGGTTGCGGCGGCTTGGTTGCTTGTCGATGAGGAAAGCCGGACTGCCGAAGAAGCCTTGTCGTTTCTCGAAACGGAAGATGCCTTGGTGCCCGATCTCTTCTGGCATGAGATACGCAACATCCTGTTGACCGCGGAACGGCGGAAACGCATCTCCAACGAGGATGTGCTCGCTTGTCTCATGCGACTCACCAGCCTGCCGCTGCGCACTGTCTCAAGCGAAGACCATCTTCCGATCTTGCGGCTTGCCGGAAAATATCAGCTATCGGCCTATGACGCCGCTTATCTGGCGCTTGCGGTCGCAGAGAACGTATCGCTTGCGACGCTGGATGCCAGACTGGAACGTGCCGCGTCTGCGGAAAGTCTCACCTTCGGGCTGGGTTAG
- a CDS encoding type II toxin-antitoxin system Phd/YefM family antitoxin, producing the protein MTIKVKVAEAKTHLSELLTKVEAGEDVVISRGNNAVARMIKIDDHRQRLDAIRALRSERAERAGATAAEIQAWRREGQR; encoded by the coding sequence ATGACGATCAAAGTGAAAGTGGCAGAGGCAAAAACGCATCTCTCGGAGCTTCTGACAAAGGTGGAAGCAGGCGAAGATGTGGTGATATCACGCGGCAACAACGCGGTCGCCCGCATGATCAAGATCGATGACCATCGCCAGAGGCTCGACGCCATCCGTGCACTCCGCAGCGAACGGGCAGAACGCGCCGGAGCAACCGCGGCCGAAATTCAAGCCTGGCGGCGCGAAGGCCAACGCTGA